A genomic region of Desulfosarcina ovata subsp. ovata contains the following coding sequences:
- a CDS encoding class I SAM-dependent methyltransferase has translation MRVYLEDRKALAYFGKSATPEFWDAHWDVENLRQRIVSCRTDALFIPLVLKYLPRSSRVLEGGCGLGGIVHALQFQGYRAIGIDFAEKTVARVREAAPELDVRFGDVRALPIDDHQLDGYISGGVIEHFLDGYEDIMREMFRTLRPNGFLFLSFPYMSLLRKMKARLGRYQTDNCVLMKALTDRFYQYALDGRDVARTFEETGFRRIETRSFDGIKGLKDEVNLLRHFLQKIYDGERFQAVRPYLDSVLKQFASHCMMLVFQKTDCS, from the coding sequence ATGCGGGTTTATCTTGAAGACAGGAAAGCGTTGGCGTATTTCGGGAAATCAGCAACTCCCGAATTTTGGGATGCGCACTGGGATGTGGAAAACCTTCGACAGAGGATTGTTTCCTGTCGGACGGACGCCCTTTTTATTCCTCTGGTTCTGAAGTATCTGCCCAGGAGCAGCCGGGTACTGGAGGGAGGGTGCGGCCTCGGCGGCATCGTCCATGCCCTCCAATTTCAGGGATATCGGGCCATCGGCATCGATTTTGCCGAAAAAACCGTGGCGCGCGTCCGTGAGGCTGCGCCGGAATTAGATGTTCGTTTCGGGGATGTGAGAGCCCTTCCCATTGATGACCACCAACTGGACGGATATATCTCTGGCGGAGTGATTGAGCATTTTTTGGATGGCTATGAGGATATCATGCGTGAAATGTTTCGGACCCTCCGGCCAAACGGCTTTCTGTTCCTATCGTTTCCATACATGTCACTCTTACGAAAAATGAAGGCCCGACTCGGAAGATACCAGACGGATAATTGCGTTCTGATGAAAGCGTTGACGGATCGGTTCTATCAATATGCCTTGGATGGGCGGGATGTGGCTCGAACGTTCGAGGAAACGGGATTCAGGCGAATCGAGACCCGATCATTTGACGGAATCAAAGGACTAAAGGACGAGGTGAATCTGCTGCGGCATTTTCTCCAGAAAATATACGATGGTGAACGGTTTCAGGCGGTGAGACCATATTTGGACAGTGTTCTCAAGCAGTTTGCTTCCCACTGTATGATGTTGGTGTTCCAGAAAACCGACTGTTCGTGA
- a CDS encoding glycosyltransferase: MMQQDTTKTSPTVTVLMSAYGVDAFLHQAVESVLCQDYEDFEFLIIDDASPQDIATELKCYGDLRMKIVRNEYNLGLTRSLNKGLQMACGRYIARMDADDISLPQRLKIQVNYMEKHPEIGLLGGQADCIDGDGNIVFQERHPTDELLLRWLLLFINPFWHSSIMLRASVLKLIGGYNNCVRYAQDYDLWHRLAPHTRFAQLCEPVILYRIQGKSITSSCGREQEAIALNIIRNALQILKCNDMVDDDIRGVREILINLPACHANEKSIKIMCSSIGMFAKFHKLTFDHELAIKNYAKKKMHVFLRNNQISLDKSKDSGI, encoded by the coding sequence ATGATGCAACAAGATACTACTAAGACCTCTCCGACCGTTACGGTTCTCATGAGTGCTTATGGAGTGGATGCGTTTTTGCATCAGGCGGTCGAAAGCGTTTTATGCCAAGACTACGAAGATTTCGAATTCCTGATCATTGACGATGCCTCACCGCAGGATATAGCGACCGAACTGAAATGCTATGGTGATTTACGTATGAAGATCGTGCGCAACGAGTACAACCTGGGGCTTACACGATCTTTAAACAAGGGGCTGCAGATGGCCTGCGGTCGCTATATCGCCCGCATGGATGCAGATGATATCAGCCTTCCACAGCGATTGAAAATTCAGGTAAATTATATGGAAAAACATCCTGAAATCGGTTTATTGGGCGGTCAGGCAGACTGCATTGATGGCGATGGAAATATCGTTTTTCAGGAACGCCATCCTACAGATGAGCTGCTTCTTCGGTGGCTTTTGTTGTTCATTAACCCATTCTGGCATTCGAGTATTATGCTGCGGGCCAGTGTCTTGAAGCTTATTGGAGGCTACAACAATTGCGTGCGATATGCTCAGGATTACGACTTGTGGCATCGTCTTGCACCACATACTCGATTTGCTCAGCTCTGTGAGCCTGTCATCCTTTACCGCATACAGGGAAAAAGCATTACATCGTCGTGTGGTCGCGAACAGGAAGCTATCGCGCTAAACATTATACGCAATGCGCTGCAAATTCTAAAATGCAATGATATGGTTGATGATGATATTAGAGGAGTTCGAGAAATACTTATTAATCTGCCAGCATGTCATGCAAATGAAAAAAGTATAAAAATAATGTGTTCGAGTATTGGTATGTTCGCAAAATTCCATAAATTAACGTTTGACCATGAACTTGCCATAAAAAATTATGCCAAAAAAAAGATGCATGTATTTTTGAGAAACAACCAGATAAGTTTAGATAAAAGTAAAGACTCGGGGATATAA
- a CDS encoding glycosyltransferase: protein MKPKNISIVIPFHQEEASLKELIPRLMEVIRSLENSVEVILVDDASSDGGATVVESFRAYHPEIRLIRLKTRGGQTGCYRAAFEQAQGDYILRMDADLQDDPRDLPRFMEKIADGYELIMGLREARKHPRLLRAASMVYDLLVLLLFNSPLHSNSGSYVAFRADLVKNIPYRRNDHRYLSLIAMRRGAKRIGEVFVRHNERQWGVSKYRSIKKVILGIPEVIMFMGRYLLGVYDLQ, encoded by the coding sequence ATGAAACCGAAAAATATATCCATTGTCATCCCGTTTCACCAGGAAGAAGCATCACTTAAAGAGCTGATTCCACGACTTATGGAAGTCATTCGGTCCCTGGAGAACTCCGTCGAGGTGATCCTTGTGGATGATGCCTCGAGTGACGGTGGTGCGACCGTCGTGGAATCCTTCAGGGCGTATCACCCGGAGATACGACTGATTAGGCTAAAGACACGTGGGGGGCAAACCGGCTGTTACCGGGCGGCTTTTGAACAGGCTCAAGGTGATTACATCCTTCGGATGGATGCCGATCTTCAGGACGATCCGCGGGATCTGCCCCGATTCATGGAAAAAATCGCGGACGGTTATGAATTGATCATGGGGTTACGGGAAGCTCGGAAGCACCCGCGATTACTCCGGGCCGCATCCATGGTTTATGACCTTCTGGTTCTGCTGCTTTTCAATTCGCCGCTGCATTCGAACTCTGGAAGCTATGTGGCGTTCAGGGCGGATTTGGTGAAGAATATTCCATATCGAAGAAACGATCACCGGTACCTATCCCTGATCGCCATGCGCAGGGGGGCCAAACGTATCGGGGAAGTTTTTGTACGCCATAATGAACGCCAGTGGGGCGTTTCCAAATACCGGTCCATTAAAAAGGTAATACTGGGAATACCGGAAGTAATCATGTTTATGGGAAGATACCTTTTGGGTGTCTATGATCTTCAATGA
- a CDS encoding glycosyltransferase family 4 protein, with translation MSKPLHIWYDGVIWSRQTMGGVNRYFARIIDGLSEDIFPTLTVECLRDINFPGNPKLHVVPCTRKGKEAVRWIDCDIFHPTYFEMLSYGDILQARAPVVLTVHDTLHELYPELADPDGEQRAWKKRLIPAVDHIICVSENTKKDVMKIFGVPSDRIDVVYHASDLSWAKCEPVLRQNNAPYFLYVGHRYCYKNVPRLLQAISTIRSGFPGVQLIFTGDPFTDKELQMMAALGLSEAVQHVGRVSDPQLAGLYYEAVALVYPSLYEGFGLPVLEAMSCKCPVIASNSSSIPEVAGDAGLLIDPLETDALADAMKRVLANPALRAKMVDRGLQRSRLFSWEKAVEKTISVYQRLAATRYLA, from the coding sequence ATGAGCAAACCACTGCACATTTGGTATGATGGCGTGATATGGTCTCGTCAGACGATGGGCGGCGTTAATAGATATTTTGCCAGAATCATTGACGGGCTGTCGGAAGATATCTTTCCTACACTGACGGTGGAATGTCTGCGGGATATCAATTTCCCGGGTAATCCCAAGCTGCATGTGGTTCCCTGCACAAGGAAAGGCAAAGAAGCCGTACGTTGGATCGATTGCGACATCTTTCATCCGACATACTTTGAGATGCTTTCCTATGGGGATATTCTTCAGGCAAGGGCTCCGGTTGTGCTGACGGTCCATGACACCCTGCACGAGCTGTATCCTGAGCTGGCCGATCCCGATGGTGAACAACGGGCGTGGAAAAAGCGACTTATCCCTGCCGTTGACCATATCATCTGTGTTTCCGAGAACACGAAGAAAGATGTTATGAAAATATTCGGTGTTCCTTCGGATCGGATTGACGTTGTGTATCATGCGTCGGATTTGTCATGGGCAAAGTGCGAACCTGTGCTACGTCAGAATAACGCACCCTATTTTCTGTATGTCGGCCATCGATATTGTTACAAGAACGTGCCGCGACTACTCCAGGCCATTTCCACAATCCGCAGTGGGTTTCCTGGGGTCCAACTGATTTTCACCGGCGATCCGTTTACGGACAAAGAGCTTCAGATGATGGCAGCCCTCGGACTATCCGAAGCGGTGCAACATGTCGGAAGGGTCTCTGACCCGCAGTTGGCGGGGCTTTATTACGAAGCAGTCGCTTTGGTATATCCATCTCTATATGAAGGCTTCGGCCTTCCTGTATTGGAAGCCATGAGTTGTAAATGCCCGGTGATTGCATCCAACAGTTCAAGCATCCCGGAAGTCGCAGGCGATGCCGGCTTGCTTATTGATCCTCTGGAGACAGATGCCTTGGCAGATGCCATGAAGCGCGTGCTTGCAAATCCTGCCTTGCGGGCAAAGATGGTGGATCGAGGTTTGCAGAGATCTCGGCTTTTTTCATGGGAGAAGGCCGTCGAAAAGACCATTTCTGTTTACCAGCGCCTCGCAGCTACAAGATATCTTGCATGA
- a CDS encoding tetratricopeptide repeat protein — translation MARIVKKPSKDKINVFVFDHIFKCAGTSVAQMLHSSKVHTCHLPTASSLIRIEDSLYGMKPGDKVFLYGHKTWGVHEQLSDHYNVIYFTLLRNPIKLALSTYGYRVNTYEIEKITVDEYLATYTFNKMVGHLGGSLKNAQERIEKYAIVGVVEKINDFISILSNLTGTIFNKKFQLNVTSKSFHPDSKIIEYVNEKGGDDFELYAYKSDTKSSCFLVTDAVSEEKVIRAYTKVDDSFQDKINNLNWDEAKKIILNSKKDRYHSFFHKTKALSQFFNLSLDEEFILEVINSLEDMAIMCLSPSSVETKNVFEKLCIIAEFLNNHIFEDYTSSISRRLQNLFTFLGNTKYAEENRLCEKYHRRAIDISDQFPEPLFAYGVWLRKEGRAKEAISVLERIKNINRDKRFYTEYAVTLYIAQGQDALDEYIRSEKKEIEQVFPNLFNLKTSRRRCYLKDFQNKRILIIRSGPEMVFNDFLKNLVGIPIQLTIMIQENISIHDNPFVETVYRIPSGQFNPIENFEGKSQILSKEFDSVIMVTTDYGKIDRLANFFAFTKQIKKNEQYFYTMDNVFLSPEEKFCISDGK, via the coding sequence ATGGCACGAATAGTTAAAAAACCTTCTAAAGATAAAATCAATGTGTTTGTATTTGATCATATTTTTAAGTGTGCAGGTACTTCTGTTGCGCAGATGCTTCACAGTTCAAAAGTGCATACTTGTCATTTGCCAACTGCTTCAAGCCTTATAAGAATCGAAGATTCCCTTTACGGAATGAAACCTGGAGATAAAGTTTTTTTATATGGTCATAAAACATGGGGAGTCCATGAGCAATTGTCCGATCATTACAATGTTATATATTTTACTCTGTTACGTAACCCGATAAAGCTTGCGCTTTCAACATATGGTTACCGAGTTAATACCTACGAAATTGAGAAGATAACAGTTGACGAATATTTAGCTACATACACATTTAATAAGATGGTAGGGCATCTTGGAGGCAGTCTGAAAAATGCTCAAGAAAGAATTGAAAAATATGCAATAGTTGGTGTGGTCGAAAAAATTAATGATTTTATTTCTATTCTTTCGAATTTAACAGGAACTATTTTCAATAAAAAATTTCAGCTTAACGTGACGTCAAAATCATTCCATCCGGATTCTAAAATAATAGAATATGTCAATGAAAAAGGAGGAGATGATTTTGAACTATATGCCTATAAGTCAGATACAAAATCAAGTTGTTTTTTGGTTACGGATGCCGTTAGTGAGGAAAAAGTAATCAGAGCGTATACAAAAGTAGATGATAGTTTCCAGGATAAAATCAATAATCTGAATTGGGACGAAGCTAAGAAGATTATATTGAATAGCAAAAAGGATCGTTATCATAGCTTTTTTCATAAAACTAAAGCGCTGTCACAGTTTTTTAATTTGAGTCTTGATGAAGAATTTATCTTGGAAGTTATTAATTCATTAGAAGATATGGCCATTATGTGTTTATCACCTAGTTCTGTTGAAACGAAGAATGTGTTTGAAAAACTATGTATAATTGCAGAATTTTTAAATAATCATATTTTTGAAGATTACACTAGCTCAATATCGAGACGACTCCAAAATTTATTTACCTTTCTTGGGAACACAAAGTATGCAGAAGAAAATAGACTATGTGAAAAATATCACAGAAGAGCAATAGACATCTCTGACCAATTCCCTGAACCGTTATTCGCATACGGAGTTTGGTTAAGAAAGGAAGGACGGGCAAAAGAGGCTATAAGTGTTTTGGAAAGAATTAAAAATATCAATAGAGATAAACGCTTTTATACAGAATATGCAGTGACACTATACATTGCGCAAGGTCAGGATGCTCTGGACGAATATATAAGGTCAGAAAAAAAAGAGATTGAACAAGTGTTCCCTAATCTATTTAACCTGAAGACATCTCGGAGGCGTTGTTACCTTAAAGATTTTCAAAATAAAAGAATTTTAATTATCAGGTCAGGCCCTGAAATGGTATTTAATGATTTTCTAAAGAACCTTGTTGGCATTCCAATCCAATTAACTATCATGATACAAGAAAATATTTCTATTCATGATAACCCATTTGTTGAAACTGTATATCGCATACCGTCGGGACAATTTAATCCAATAGAAAATTTTGAGGGGAAAAGCCAAATACTTTCTAAAGAATTTGATTCGGTGATAATGGTAACGACTGATTATGGAAAAATAGATCGTTTGGCCAATTTTTTTGCTTTCACGAAACAGATTAAAAAAAACGAACAATATTTTTATACCATGGATAATGTTTTTCTGTCACCAGAAGAAAAATTCTGTATCAGTGATGGAAAATAA
- a CDS encoding glycosyltransferase family 2 protein, with amino-acid sequence MIPITLYIPCYNAETFLERVIPAVMAQTYEIAEVLIVDDGSTDQTAAVAEAYIPNARYPMRVIRQPENLGLAIARNTAVRETSTEFIAALDSDVLPDQKWLEMLVAEMEDDVSGVGGELLEMYQTSLPDKWRAIHMVQHRGPDIIRRPPFLWGCNTLFRKRVIEEAGLYKEYCKTNAEDVKLCETIRDKHILIYTPHAKCKHLRRDTPASLRKNFWKWYYYGCFETPHFKKTIASNIRHFRRIFGLIGNDVADRDLKLAMMSFSMLTYTFMMDWLDWWRFFKQNRCCAVAE; translated from the coding sequence TTGATCCCAATAACTTTATACATTCCTTGTTACAATGCTGAAACTTTTTTAGAACGGGTGATTCCGGCCGTTATGGCTCAGACATATGAAATTGCCGAGGTCCTGATTGTTGATGACGGATCAACTGATCAAACCGCAGCAGTGGCTGAGGCATATATTCCAAACGCCCGATATCCTATGCGTGTCATTCGACAGCCTGAAAATCTTGGACTTGCAATTGCCAGAAATACGGCTGTAAGGGAAACATCCACCGAATTTATTGCCGCACTGGATTCAGATGTGCTCCCAGACCAAAAGTGGCTTGAGATGTTGGTTGCGGAAATGGAGGACGACGTTTCGGGCGTCGGGGGAGAGCTTCTGGAGATGTATCAAACATCGTTGCCGGATAAATGGCGCGCGATCCACATGGTGCAGCACAGAGGTCCTGATATTATCAGGAGGCCCCCTTTTTTATGGGGATGCAACACCCTTTTCCGTAAACGGGTGATCGAAGAAGCCGGACTATACAAGGAATATTGCAAAACCAATGCTGAAGATGTGAAGCTATGTGAGACGATACGGGATAAACACATATTGATTTACACTCCCCATGCCAAATGTAAACATCTTCGGCGCGATACACCGGCTTCCTTGAGAAAAAACTTTTGGAAATGGTATTATTACGGTTGTTTCGAAACGCCACACTTCAAAAAGACCATTGCTTCAAATATCCGTCATTTCAGGAGAATTTTTGGACTTATTGGAAATGATGTCGCTGACAGGGATCTAAAACTGGCTATGATGTCGTTTTCAATGCTCACCTATACGTTTATGATGGACTGGTTAGACTGGTGGCGTTTTTTTAAACAGAACAGGTGTTGTGCTGTCGCGGAATGA
- a CDS encoding glycosyltransferase family 4 protein, producing MLERELALYRWYLAHGRRVVLVTYGNGEDIRLGAKAIPGAQVCCNEYNMDLDTYAKAIPRLHGAVLRDLDVFKTNQVPGAGEALAASRVLGKPLLVRCGYLPSYIMGRRHGQASKEKREALSLETEVFRQAEHVVVTTREMAVDVLRRVPHVRVTVVPNYVAPEFFPPRETMFEFDCCFVGRLHPEKNVLALLDAVRETPWRVLVVGDGELRDEVASRVDAMGERIRWELRVCHSQLPARMNQARLFILPSLYEGHPKTLMEAMFLGMPVVGADSPGIEPLVRDSGGGWLCGHDARAIHNVLHCALSSPDELRRRGISGQCFARRHFDLESVAALEERVLRDTVNTSHAPVRNKEGYTYG from the coding sequence ATGCTGGAACGGGAACTGGCCCTTTACCGTTGGTATCTGGCCCATGGCCGCCGTGTTGTCCTAGTGACCTATGGAAACGGCGAGGATATACGGCTGGGTGCGAAAGCCATTCCGGGTGCGCAGGTCTGTTGTAATGAATACAATATGGATCTGGATACCTATGCCAAGGCCATTCCCCGTTTGCATGGCGCTGTGTTGCGCGATCTGGATGTATTCAAGACCAACCAGGTCCCCGGGGCCGGAGAGGCCCTTGCAGCGTCCCGCGTTTTGGGTAAACCTCTGCTGGTTCGGTGTGGCTATCTGCCGTCCTATATCATGGGCCGCAGGCACGGGCAGGCATCCAAGGAAAAGCGAGAAGCGTTGTCTTTGGAAACCGAAGTTTTTCGCCAGGCTGAGCATGTGGTGGTCACTACCCGGGAGATGGCGGTGGATGTTTTGCGGCGCGTGCCGCATGTACGAGTGACCGTGGTACCTAATTACGTCGCCCCAGAGTTTTTCCCGCCTAGGGAAACTATGTTTGAATTCGACTGTTGTTTTGTCGGCCGTCTTCATCCGGAAAAAAATGTACTGGCCTTGCTGGATGCAGTACGAGAGACGCCGTGGCGGGTGCTTGTCGTCGGCGACGGTGAACTGCGGGACGAGGTTGCCTCCCGTGTGGATGCCATGGGGGAGCGTATACGATGGGAACTCCGCGTTTGTCACTCACAACTGCCTGCGCGAATGAACCAGGCGCGCCTGTTCATTCTGCCGTCCCTCTACGAAGGGCATCCGAAAACTCTGATGGAAGCGATGTTCTTGGGGATGCCCGTGGTGGGAGCCGACTCTCCGGGAATTGAGCCTTTGGTACGTGATAGCGGTGGCGGGTGGCTCTGCGGGCACGACGCACGTGCCATCCACAACGTCCTGCACTGTGCGCTTTCGTCACCTGACGAGCTGAGGCGCAGAGGCATATCGGGACAATGCTTCGCACGTCGCCATTTCGATCTTGAATCAGTGGCTGCCCTCGAAGAGCGCGTGCTGCGGGATACCGTCAATACATCGCATGCTCCGGTCCGCAATAAAGAAGGATACACCTATGGATGA
- a CDS encoding TylF/MycF/NovP-related O-methyltransferase, whose product MDEYYWGRYTDTVREFYEALRRHEFPDLPDCNENRAHLIAQLMGTGTAEAIHLLHALHRSLPLQGDVCEFGVCQGATSALLAYEIMSTPKRLWLFDSFKGLPKPSDKDVLLNDIFNLGSMARYEGEMCCGMESVQARLDDVQFPKDRVVIVPGFIEDVLPQAILPQRVSFAYVDFDLYSPIAVTLQYLDRVLSIGGIVIVDDYGFFSAGAQTAVDEFLETRPGRYKFSMSTDYAGKFCLLEKVTV is encoded by the coding sequence ATGGATGAATACTATTGGGGTCGCTACACGGACACCGTCAGAGAATTTTATGAGGCACTTCGCCGGCACGAATTCCCGGACCTGCCGGATTGCAACGAAAATCGGGCGCACCTCATTGCCCAACTGATGGGGACAGGTACGGCAGAAGCTATTCATCTACTCCATGCCCTACACCGCAGTCTGCCGCTGCAAGGGGACGTTTGTGAATTCGGTGTCTGCCAGGGCGCTACATCCGCGTTACTGGCATATGAAATCATGTCTACGCCCAAGAGACTCTGGCTCTTCGACTCTTTCAAAGGTCTGCCAAAACCTTCGGACAAGGACGTTCTCCTGAACGATATTTTCAATCTGGGAAGCATGGCCCGTTATGAAGGGGAGATGTGCTGCGGCATGGAATCGGTGCAGGCGCGCCTTGACGATGTTCAGTTCCCCAAAGACCGTGTGGTGATTGTTCCCGGATTCATTGAAGATGTATTGCCTCAAGCCATATTGCCCCAACGCGTGAGTTTTGCCTATGTGGACTTTGACCTTTATTCCCCAATCGCCGTGACTTTGCAGTATCTGGATAGAGTACTATCAATAGGGGGGATAGTGATAGTGGACGATTACGGCTTTTTCTCTGCAGGAGCCCAGACAGCCGTAGATGAGTTTCTGGAGACTCGGCCCGGCCGTTACAAGTTTTCCATGTCCACGGACTATGCGGGCAAGTTCTGCCTTCTGGAAAAAGTGACAGTGTGA